In Gossypium arboreum isolate Shixiya-1 chromosome 3, ASM2569848v2, whole genome shotgun sequence, the sequence CACCAGCTGTTCCCGAGCCATATCTCCTGAGTCAACTATGATAGCCGCTTTCAACAACTTAAACAAGAAACTGCAAGATACACTTCCTTTCTCTGCAGGCAACAACCAGACGATAGTGTCAACAGTTGATCGATACTTTCCAACATCACGAGAATGGATTACGCCCTTACTGAAACCCGGCAACCTTCGATAAgaataagctttcaaagcttCTCCGATCACTTCATGGGATTGTATTCCTTTGGTTTTAATACTCATTATAACACGCTTATATAGATCAATTTCAAGTTCACACAGATCTTCAACCCACCAGTCCTTTGGCACTGGTCGACTTTTGACACCATTAAAGTTCGGATCATTCCCGTTTTCCTCTGGGAGCTTCTTCCGGTTATAAGTGTAGGACCAATCAACCTTGGAAACATCAATACAAGCATTGGTAGCTATAGCATCGACGCATAGACCGCCCACCTTCAATTCATCGGATAACGGTGACAAAGATTTTGTAGTCTGAAGAACAATAATCGAATCCTTCCAGCTGTGGACAATGCTGGAGTTGAGAAAGATATCAATCTTATAAATTAAGTTCCCTTTTTCAATGGTCTCATACATTCCTAAATACTCAGCTGCACATCGAGTGGAAAAGATGTTGTAAGCATTAAGGTTGACGGTCATGCCATAACAAAATTTGGCACATATCTCAAACACAACCGAGCCACCGGGAATGTCAGAAATCTGAACTTCATCGCAATTTTGTTCGTTGCCACTTGCAACCAACTTCTGTAAGCAGGCACTTTTTGATAGAAGAGGAAACTGCATATATGTTCTTCCATTAATCCCAAAATCCCAAATGAACTTTTAAGACTATAAACAAGCAGAACGGAGTCGTGCTTGCTCAATTGAACCGATCTAAACCAAATATGAAATGAATGCATACCTTGTGCAGATAAAACTTAAAATCCCCAACAGTGACTACAATGTCAGTTGCTAGCTCACTTGCTACATACCTGAACAGGAGCACGTAAGCGTAAAACCATTAGAATTTTTCAAAACTCACACGGGTTGAACAAAAGGCTAGATTAAAAAAGGTAACCATAGAGCTTGTAGTAAGAGTTTATATTCAATTCGAACACCATCTACCTTTGGTTTTAAACCTATTAAAATAGGAAAACGAAAACTCTTTGAATTGCTCTGCGCAAGACCAGTATGATACAAAACTCTATGCATAGGCTATAACTTGACGATTACCGGatttatttaactaataaaaaatGCATAGGCTATGCACAATCAAAGTTGCAGAAAGTATAATGCATACATGAGGAACCATAGAAGAAAGATAAAAAGTGAAAACCCCATAAAGTTTAGTCAGATTTAGATGATCCGTCACTTGGATCAGAAGATACTCAAAAAAGGGCTGTCGATTTTTTCTCGGAAAATCCTAAGCAGCAGCAAATTAGTCATTGTTGTGAGGAAAAATAACAAATGAATAGACTACAAAAAGCTGcaaatcacatcaaaacataagcCAAAGACCGATATTTGACATCATTCCAAAAGGATTCCTAATAGGACTGTGCAAGTCGAAATGAACAAGAAAGCAATGATCTTATGGAAGATTGAATACATCAAACAACATATAGGGTGACAATACGTTAGATTTCAAATAAAGGGTACCAAGAGATCTCACCTTACGTTATTCCCATCACTTCGAAAGGTATCTGGTTTTGATCCAAGCTTCATAAACTTCATATTGTCAAAGCAAAAAGGATCCCTTTCCTTCCCTGTGAAAGCTTACTCAAAACCAATCACCAAACAATCACAGCAACTCACATAACCCAATAAAAACATTGCCAAAAGTGGTAAAGAATATAACACCAAGTGTGGGGAATGAGGACCCAGCTTCTAAATTCAACCAGCTTTTTCAATGGCAAGATGGGAGTTTTGagtaataaattatgaaaaaagtTGAAAGAGAGCCATGGAAACATTTGTTTCCTTTGTTGATGGCAAAGTCCACTGAGTCCGGGCTAACTCAGTCAACTCAGGGGAACATAGATGACAGACCCTTTTGTACTAAATAATTCCCAAAAACAAGAGCTTCAAGCTCCAAACATGGCATATACTAATCAATATATAGTTTTAAAAGCAGCATCTTGGTATCAGATGAAGAAACCACCAAAACGGTAGACAACAAGCatctacttttattattttttaaagtatgggaataaatgaaaaaaaaaagagctcaaaataaacaaacatgaagaaTCAAAACATCAACTACCAAATAACAATATCAATCTGAGGAATCCATCAGAGCATATCACACAGAGATCTAAGTTATAAAAATAACAAGTTGTTAAGATTCAAAAGATcagatttttaatatatttaaaaaaaatcccaGAGCCCCACCACATGAATGAGAAAATGGGAAAATGGGAAAATGGGAAAAtgttcataaatcatataattaaacTTGGAACCCAAGAAGAGTGAAAAACAATCCCCCAAAAGCCACTCTCCGTGTAAACCCCAACAATATCCAAGACCCTTGTATCAAATTTGCGAACCCCATaaagaatatatgtatatatatatatatagcacctTCACCATTGTAGCAAAACAAGAAATCCCATTTTAAGAACATAAAGACCTTAATGAAAAAAACAGAGCTTACCAAGATAATTTTTTTACACCACCACCATTGCAATAAGTGTAATAGAACGTTTGAACAGTAATTATTTAGTCACACAGGAACCATGCAGAGGAGCATTTTGGTCAATTTGAACAAAAAAAAGTACCAAAGCCCAAGAAAGTAAGGAAATTTACATAAAACCCACCAGTTTTTTGTACTCATCAGGTTTTAGTACCTATCAAAGTACTATCTTTTTTGAAGTTTTTGGCAAAAACAGCCAAGCTGGTTGCTATTCAACACAAACCCAAAACTTTAGCTTTGTTGTTGTTTTGTGTAATTTTTTGGTTTATTAATAATGGTGAAAGAAAGTAGATTtagtttggtttagtttttgGGGTGGTGGTATTAACACAGTCAACATCTCTAAGCTCAGCTATGTACGCCAAAGCTGACACTCTCAGCTTATAAATGGCTTCTCTTTTACTCTTTACTTGCGTCCTAATTAACCTGTACTGTTCTCTCTCTATCTCTATCTCTCTCCTATTACCCTATGAACTGAATACATTTGGTAAAAAAACCTCTTGGTCCTTCTTAATTCTAATATTTAGTATATTGGTCCCTCACAAAAATTGGAACAATTGTACAtatttttattagtataataataaaattagtcATTAAATCTTATATATTCTgttaatttagtcttgatttaataaatttagctcataatctttacACGGAATATATCAACATTGATGGATAAATTTTCTATTGCACCAATCAAAATTATATACAATTGACGAAAAATCGTGATTAATTGTCATTAGTTGTTCACTCTCGAACAACAACTAAATTGCCCTACtttctttttgaaaaaaaataaatttcctTAATATCAAAATCGAGAGATATCAAAGAGGTCTTTTTACCAATAAATTTCATTACAATTTCATGTTTTTAATcccaaaaaaatgaagaaaagatACACGGTCCTTTTCATTGTTGTGAAATCATGACTAAAAGAGTGGGGTGAAGAAGGGGAAAAAAAAAGTTGGTTTTTTTGATGGAATGTCAAAATCTGAGTGCATGAGATATAATTGTGAAGCCCAATTACTAAAGATAGCTTCAAGGATTAAAAGCATAATAATCAAGAATGTGTGTAAAATATAAGCTATCTCtaggatttaattgtgaaatcaataaaaaaatttgtatcaatttttaattttaaaaaaatttgtgtaAACATAATACATGGTATTTTTCAATTACAAGTAGTGAATTTTATGGATAGGTTGTCTGTTTTAAAAAAAGAAATCCGAGTTTATaaccattatttttattattttagaatcaGATTACTattgaattaataaaattattatttttattcgtctaattcaaattaaataaattaatagaaatattataaaatttaatttaactgATTCGTACCAATTTCGTATAAATTCTTGCATACTTCCATTGAAACTTACAAGAATTACTTTAAGAAAATAGAGTTTCAAAAGAATATTTAATGCTAGTACAAGTGAAAATGGATCAAAACAGACAAAGTTCAATTATAGCATATTAGGTCAAGTTTGAGGTCTGCTAATAGCCTGCAATTTGTATATATTTCGATTTTTTCAATTAAaggattatattattaaatttgtaTTTTCATATGTATCaaacataaattatatataacttcaaacaaaaaaaatacaaaatataaataggaatttaataatataattattgaaGGTAGTTTGTGTTGATGAAGGCAAAAGAGCTATACAAAGTTTGAAGTTTTTCAATGGGCTAATTGCCCTTTTAGtccttctaaaatttttataattcaatttgattttttttaatacaaTATTCATGCTGTGCGCTTCCCAAGAACTTTGAATTTTATTTTGACTTCTAAACAAAAGTCTCAGACTTCATCCCGGTACGTTAGTAGAGAGGAAGGTGATGATAGATTGGGAGAATAGTTTAGCAAAATAAAAGTGGCTATAGTGATCATGCCTCTTATAAATCGTATTTTTGTCTTTGTTATCTTACGTTTTGTTGTACCCGTCATTGTTGTTCTAGAGGATGCGTAGGGCATTACATGTTTGTTTGTTGAGATATTCGTATTTCTTTTGTGGGGGTGAAATTTAAAAGATATAGACTTAAGAAATTAAACCTTCGAAGGAAGATTTTCAAATAATCTTAAACCTAGTCTTCTGTCGTGAATTATCTTAATTAGACTATTTGTAGCTATATTTTTTTCTCGGGAAATACATTGAATCTTCCGCTGCTTTATCTTTGTTAGGATCTGATGAATTCTTTTTATTATAGTTGAGTTCAAAATTCTAAAGGCACCCTCTTGAATGGCAGTAGTAGCCTCGAGACTGTCTGCTTGAATTAAGACACTTTCGAGTCTTCTATCTGGAATAAGCTTTAATCCATCTAAGATACCCCAAAACTCAGCCTTCAACATTATACAATTTCTTAAGTGTCTGCCAAACCCAATGATTCATCTACCATTTTGATCACTCACTAAGCCTCCTACTACAGCAAATCCTTCATCCTGCCTAATTGTACTCTTCAACTTCTTTAACCTCATAGAACTGTACTCTTCAACTTCTCTATTAGTTTCATCATTTGTTTATCATTAGTTATTATTGTGAGCAATCGATGATTAACTGATAATTTATTATCTCATGccataaatttatttataagaaTCAAATCTTTTTTTATATGATCTATTGATAATAAAAAGGTGTGTGGCTGGGAGACTTCCATGAGAAAATGTATGGAAGAATTTTGATCTATGAACACAGATAAAGATGTTGATAACTACAAAAGGATGCTTCCTACATTTACATGCCTAATTTTGAGCATATTGTATGTATCATACTTTaggaatttaaataaaaattcaaattttaatgatttttatataaaatatgtaaatttttaatttttagattcGGTTTTATGggttttttctttcaaaattttgtgtatgaatatgtgcaactaaattaaaattaatattaaatgttTTTATTGAGTTAGTGTTACTGTTTAATTAGATTCTAATTTAATGgacaatttattaaaaaatatttatcgtATAATAGGATTTGAAATAGATCTATTTATAGGTCGGGCTACTAGTCTAAGCCGAAGGTCTACCTGAAATTTGAGAGAGTTTGGGCAAAAATTTTAGGTCCCAAAATGGGCTCGGGTAAAAAATTAGGCCCATTTAAAATATGGGCTGGGTTTAGGCTTGAATGTTCAAGATCCGAGCCCGcccattttaattttataatactttatattatgttatttttatatattatgtcatttagaacacattaaaaacataaaacctatactaaatatataataatactctaatgtaaacattaaatattgttaagatgactatataaaattttcaacaaataaaaatgtataaatttattaaatattaaaataatataatataaaaatcattaaaaataatatgaacaGGTTTAAAATGAGCTTGAGTTAGTCTTTTATAAATATAGACGTGTTTTGGTAAAATTTTATGCCCAAATTTTGAGCCGAGCCGGACTTGGGCAAGAATAAAGTATATTAATACTATGCTTAAACCTGGTCCGACTCGACTCATGAGAACCACTAATTTGAactcaaaatattttaattttaataactcaaataatcatttaaaaaataatatttggttgtaaattaaaatatttaaatttcattACATAAAATATTCATCCTCGTCGTGAGTGTATTATAATCTTGTGTAATTTTTActcaaatttcaatattatttaattttagattaatgTAATTTTAGCCTTAAACTTAGCAAATAATTACATTTTAATACTTTATTTTTTTATCGGCTTTAATATTTGAACTTAACAGTTCTACCCATTTAATCATTGAATTTAGATTCTATAAAAGTTAGGTTGAATAAATAAAGATGAATTGGGCTTCTAACATTCTTAACTAAAAGCCATGCAGAGCCGAAAACCCATTAACCAAACCCTTCGTTTTAGCCTAATTTACAGTTCTGTTTTGTACTTCCTCTCGTCTTTCCAAGTTTTTGGCCGAAGGCATTATGTAACCttcattctaaattagtccctaaattttaaaatattttaataataacttTAAATTATCGAGATTATATTAATaagatttttattattaaaataattaatttagccGTTAGATGATATGTTAAATCGTATGTgatataatttaaaacaaaagttaaataaaaatatatatgaagaGTAATTATTTAATACATCACCTATGATTTTTTTAGACTTCATAAGTAGGTTAAGGGTATGACAAGTATTACGtttgtttatatatttattttttactaCACACCCTGTAAGACACTTGTCATACCCTAAACTCGCTTGTGAGATTCAAAAAACCCTATAAGGAGATGTATGATATAATCTTTCAAAAAATATTGTAAAAATAgatttcataaaactcatagttttaAGGTTTtcgaaacttttacaaaaattttattgctcgtttttttttttgcaattttacTTTTAAAAGCTACATAATAACATTTTACTTTtctctaataaaattattttaaattacggCACATAAAATTTGACATATTATTTAACGAGTTTAATATTTGAAAGATCTTATTGATATGATAATCAATAATTTGGGGATGTAATTAAAAGCTTTTAATGTTCGAAACATCAATTTAAAATGATGATAAAAGTTTGAGATATTTGATGTAATTAACTCGAACttttttatcacattttattTATGTATTCATATTATGTCGGTTTtaattcttcttctttattcaaaatttagatatagtttatatattttaatttaattcatttatttttgtaATATCATTAATAGtctcaaataatattattaactatTTGAACTAATTAATTACACCATAAAATGTAAAGaataaaatatatcaatttaatttacaaaaataaatatcatatttaagCAAAGTAAAGGGTTTGAACTATAATTTAACCATTTATGTTATCGTTTTCCCAAAATCCATATCTTTATCATCGAGGGtttgtattgaaattttaattgataACAATTTCGAGTTCGATCTCTAAATAACCCTACCCCTATCCTTTATCGACATTAATAATTATTTGATGCATGgttaatgaaaattaaaaatttcacaaGTATTCTTACAATGATGGCCatttttttagtaaatttaaaagtttaaaattaaataaataaaacactcTGACACTTTCATATCCTACAATTGTGAGAATTATAATAATCCTATCAATATATAGATTTATATATTTTCGATTATCTATGTATCAAATAATTATTCAAAGATTAAACTACTTGATCTTATAATATAAAAGTTGATGTCAGTCCTTGTACTATGCATTAATTGTAAATATAGttcatatatttttaatttgattatttgtaGTTCTTAtccttttgaattttaaaatttcaatcatgACAAAACGaagattattaaattaattaagttatattattttaaaatattatgtagCAAACATATTATCACCTATACAATCCCATATTAGCGAACTATTTTCACACACTACAAACAAAAAAAAGAATTAGCGAATGGATTCAACAACTATCATTAACGTCAAaacttaaattttcaaaatttgaaaaatataagaaCTAAGAATGATCAAATTGGAAAGGAGCGATATAATTTTTGACTGTTGAACTTGGCAATTAAGTTCACTTTGGCACCTGTATTTATTTCCACTTTGGCACCTGTATCTATTTTGGTCTATAAACTTAAGAAATATAAAAATTCGATGATGTGACAGTATGAGATTATTTCACATGATCACTTGAAATTAATAAAGTTATATAAGTTTACAATCAATAACCAAATTAATGGTTGAACAAGTTAGTCTATTGATTCCTGATTCAACCAATTTGATAATTCGATCGGCAGACTAACAATAGTTAAAAATTCATAAAGATctacaaaaatttaaagaaaaaattacATCAATCCAACATATTCAACTATTGacttttttcctttatttttatcaatttcaagCAACTTTTGAGTCAATCAATTCAACTTATTTAGTGGAACTGTTATATAGATCAACtctcaatttatttaatttaattttatttcaataacATTGGCCACACCGTTAACTTTTGCTCCTATCAAATTTAGGaactaaaataaaatcaaatgacAAATTTAAAGACCAAATATtcttataaaattcaaaaaatacccaaaaatgaataaaattgatgaatttaaaaAACGCATAATTCAAAGACTCTTAGCAGAGCGTAGCTAAGGGTGGCAGCCGCATCCTTTAGAgtggaatttttttaaaaaaaataataaaattttaatttattttttaaaaaaattataaatatataactattaaaaatgataaaattaataatttcctGCCCCTAAAAGTAGTTTCGTACTTC encodes:
- the LOC108484703 gene encoding BTB/POZ domain-containing protein NPY2-like codes for the protein MKFMKLGSKPDTFRSDGNNVRYVASELATDIVVTVGDFKFYLHKFPLLSKSACLQKLVASGNEQNCDEVQISDIPGGSVVFEICAKFCYGMTVNLNAYNIFSTRCAAEYLGMYETIEKGNLIYKIDIFLNSSIVHSWKDSIIVLQTTKSLSPLSDELKVGGLCVDAIATNACIDVSKVDWSYTYNRKKLPEENGNDPNFNGVKSRPVPKDWWVEDLCELEIDLYKRVIMSIKTKGIQSHEVIGEALKAYSYRRLPGFSKGVIHSRDVGKYRSTVDTIVWLLPAEKGSVSCSFLFKLLKAAIIVDSGDMAREQLVRQIGQQLEEASLNDLLIRAAEREDVMYDVDMVQKIVNKFLMQDRNAEYESEENKVQEIQRPGILTDASKLIVAKLIDAYLAEIAKDPNLPLSKFVDLAETVSCISRPTHNGLYRAIDMYLKEHPWMSKSERKRICKLMDCKKLSADACMHAVQNERLPLRVVIQVLFFKQLRGAAATSSGTSTPDLPKSLKNANGGSHGSSRSAPTNPEEDWDSVSATEELKALKTELAALRLRNRGDIRNNVDNAAAISKMKDLMKSKRIFTKIWSSKAAIGENSGSDSSESLGSANPEEAKSTPSRNRRHSVS